A single genomic interval of Lathyrus oleraceus cultivar Zhongwan6 chromosome 7, CAAS_Psat_ZW6_1.0, whole genome shotgun sequence harbors:
- the LOC127103485 gene encoding uncharacterized protein LOC127103485 yields the protein MGCASSKGIDGTAVAVYQPPPTSFAVFDINSIEEPWLKHLNDNTNTMSQENKPALPQPILHILDATEKSPQSWEDVSKTLQHLKPIVQQEKEKPPQTPPPPSPLLSQPPPPRKVASFRTLEELDAKQSPKNNNTNESQAQSTTDGDRLRTIKPTLSSKLKNNIFIQKDMLEKQKEERESNFERLRRDPLSNYPEKVPPKGNDAVVIYTTSLRGVRKTFDNCNKARDLLENHRVIFDERDVALHGEFLKEVKELLLTEEESGVGVVLPRVFVKGRYLGGLDELTELNETGRLGRILNATRVERGVGRQGCGGCGGARFVPCLDCGGSCKLVISGVEISDSTLRRCPKCNENGIDDKMSRRDIITI from the exons ATGGGGTGTGCATCTTCCAAAGGTATCGACGGCACGGCAGTCGCCGTATACCAGCCACCACCGACGAGCTTCGCCGTGTTCGACATAAACTCCATCGAAGAACCATGGCTCAAACACCTCAACGACAACACCAACACCATGTCACAAGAAAACAAACCCGCTCTCCCTCAACCTATTCTCCACATCCTCGACGCTACCGAGAAATCTCCTCAATCATGGGAAGATGTCAGCAAAACACTCCAACACCTCAAACCAATTGTCCAACAAGAGAAAGAGAAACCTCCTCAGACACCACCACCACCGTCTCCTCTGTTGTCACAACCACCACCTCCACGCAAGGTTGCTTCCTTCCGAACACTCGAAGAACTAGATGCGAAACAAAGCCCGAAGAATAACAACACCAACGAGTCACAAGCTCAATCCACTACGGATGGTGATCGATTGAGAACAATAAAACCTACGTTGTCTTCGAAGCTGAAGAACAACATATTCATACAGAAAGACATGTTAGAGAAACAAAAAGAAGAGAGAGAATCGAATTTCGAACGGTTAAGGAGGGACCCACTGAGTAACTACCCGGAGAAAGTTCCACCGAAAGGAAACGACGCCGTGGTGATATACACGACGTCGTTAAGAGGAGTTAGAAAAACTTTCGATAACTGCAACAAAGCGAGGGACTTGTTAGAGAATCACAGGGTGATATTCGACGAGCGTGACGTGGCACTTCACGGAGAGTTTTTGAAGGAAGTGAAAGAGTTGTTGTTAACGGAGGAAGAGTCCGGGGTTGGGGTGGTTTTGCCGCGGGTGTTTGTGAAAGGGAGATATTTGGGTGGTTTGGATGAGTTGACGGAGTTAAATGAAACGGGGAGACTTGGGAGGATATTGAATGCGACGCGTGTGGAGAGAGGTGTTGGGAGACAAGGTTGTGGGGGGTGTGGTGGGGCTAGGTTTGTTCCTTGTTTGGATTGTGGTGGAAGCTGTAAGCTGGTGATTAGTGGGGTTGAAATAAGTGATTCGACACTGCGGAGGTGTCCTAAGTGTAATGAGAATGG AATTGATGACAAAATGTCTAGAAGAGACATTATCACGATATAG